DNA sequence from the Brachybacterium avium genome:
GATGACCCCCGCCCTGCTGGATGCGGCCTTCGCCGCCGGGGAGCTGGTGTGGACCGGCCACGGCCGCCTCGGCCGTGACGACGCCTGGATCCGCCTCCACCTCGCCGACGCCCTGCCGCTGGGGCTGGACGCCGAGGTGCTCGAGGAGGCCGCCGCCGACCTGCCCCCGGATTCCCCCGCCGCCCGCATCCTCACGCTGCTGCGCGGCACCCCCGGTGCGCTGCGGCACGGGGAGATCCTCGCGGCGCTCGCGGACGACGGCGATGCGGTCGAACCTGCCGCACTGCACGAGGCTCTGTGGGACCTCGCCTTCCGCGCGCTGATCACCAACGACTCCTTCGAGGCCCTGCGCAGCTACGGTCGCGGCCCGGCTCCGAACAGGCCGTCCCGGGCAGGCGCCCGCTCCCGTCCGCTGACCCGAAGAGGCGCGGCACGGCTGTCGGCGGCGATGATGCGCCAGGGAGCGGCCTCGGTCTCCGACCTCGTGCCCGGTCCCGTCGGCGCGGGACGCTGGTCCGCAGTGCGGGTGGAGGGCGTCGACCCGGGGGCGCGGGCGGCGGCGCTGGCGACCCTGCTGCTGGACCGGCACGGGGTGGTCACCCGCGGCGCGATGGACGTCGAGGACGTCCCCGGCGGCTTCGCCGCGGTCTACCGCGTGCTCGCGATGCTCGAGGAGAACGGCACCTGCCGTCGCGGCTACTTCGTCGACGGTCTGGGGGCCTCCCAGTTCGCTCCGGTCGAGGCGGTCGACCGGCTGCGGGACCGGGACCAGGAGGCGGAGACCGCGCAGCTCACGGAGCGAGCAGCGAGCGGCTCGGCGGCCGGCACCGCGACCATCGCACTGGCCGCGACCGATCCGGCCAATCCCTACGGCGCGGCGCTGACCTGGCCGCCGTTGACGATTCCGCCTCCCGAGGGGTCCACGGTCCGGCCCGCGCGCCGCGCCGGTGCGCTCGTGCTGGTCACGGGCGGGCAGGTCGGGGCGGTCGTCGACAAGGGCGCCAGGCAGCTGCTGTGGTGGGCCGACGAGTCGGAGACCCCCGCCCTCGCCGCCCAGCTGGTACGAGCCATCGCCGAGGACTCCCGCCTGCCCCAGCTGCGGATCGAGCGGATCAACGGCCACCAGATCGACAGTGCCCCGGTCGCCGCCGTCAGGGAGGCGCTGGTGGCGGCCGGCTGCTACCGCTCCCCGAGGTCGATCCGGCTGCGAGCAGATGATCGCTGATGCCGGAAGGAGACACCGTCGCCCGGCAGTGCCGGATCCTGGACGACGCCCTCGCCGGCGCCGTCCTCACCGCCTGCGACCTGCGGGTGCCGCGCGCTGCGACCACAGATCTCGTGGGCTGGACCGTGCGCGAGGTGCGGCCCCGCGGCAAGCACCTGCTGATGCGGTTGGACCCGCCGGGACCCGGCGCAGCGCCGCTGACCCTCCACACTCACCTGATGATGGACGGGATCTGGCATGTGGACGGCAGACCGCTGCGCTCCAGCGACACCAGCGCCGGGCCTCGCCCGGACCACACGATCCGCATCGCCCTCACCGCCCGCCACCATGACGGCCAGGAGACCCGGGCGATCGCCTATGACGTGAAGCAGGTCCGTCTGGTGCGCACCGCGGACGAGGACACGCTGGTGGGGCAGCTGGGACCGGACCTGCTCGATCCCGCCTGGGCCGCGGATCCGGGTCTGCGGGAGCGCGCGGTGAGCAATCTCGGCGGGGAGCCGGAGCGCCCGCTCGGTCTCGCGCTGCTGGACCAGCACCTCCTCGCCGGGATCGGCAACATCTACCGCAGCGAGCTGTGCTTCCTGGCCCGTCTCCACCCGGCGGCCCCCGTCAGGGCGGTCGGCGATCTCGGTCAGATCGTCGACATCGCGCACCGGCTGCTGAGGCTCAACAGCGACCGCGCGGTGCGGGTCACCACGGGTGGGATGATAGGACGGGACGGCGACCTCTGGGTCTACGGCCGCGGCGGGAGGCCGTGCCGGCGCTGCCGCACCCGGATCGTGCGCGGAGAGCTCGGCGAGCCCCGCCTCGAGGGGGCGGAGGCACGGGTGCTGTGGTTCTGCCCACGGTGCCAGGCCGGGCCGTGAGCCGGTGCACGGTGGTGCACGGGTCCGTCGTCAGGATCGGTAGACTTCTGCGGGTGCTCGCCGCCGTCCGCTGCGCGAGCGCCCCAGCCTCCATAGCTCAATGGATAGAGCAACGGCCTTCTAATCCGTAGGTTGCAGGTTCGAGTCCTGCTGGGGGCGCCGTCAACCATCGTCTCGCCAGGAGCCACCCTTGATCCTGAAGGTCCTCACGTTCGGCGCGATCGCGCTGCTGCTCCTGCTGCGCCTGGCCCGCACCCGATTCGGGTCGCGCCTGCTCGGGGTCCCGCAGCAAGTCCTCGGGATCGTCTTCCTGGTCGCGCTGGTGCTCGCCGGCGTCCTCGCCGTCGTGTTCGAGCAGTGGGTCCTGCTCGTCGTGGTGGTGGTCCTGCTGATCGCCAGCGGGGTCGAGGAGCTCAGAGCTCGCGGCCGTGGCGCGAGGAGCCCTCGTTCCACTCGGTGACCCACCGGGGCACCTCGAGATCGTCGGGCAGCGGGCCCGCCAGCTCCAGCGCCTCCTCCATCGGCACCGAGCCGCCGCTCCGGCGCAGGAAGCGGGCGCGCACGATCGCGTCGGCCACCACTGTCCCGTCGCGGCGGAACACCTGCTCCAGGTAGATCCAGCGGTCATCGTGCCCGATCACGCGGGAGGCGAGGTCGAAGCTCTCCCAGAGCTGGAGGGACCTGCGGTAGGTGATGGTCTGCCCCGCCACCACCGGGTACCAGCCCTGATCGGTGATGCGCTGCCAGAACCCCGAGCGGACCATGAGATCCATGCGGCCCAGATCCATCAGCGTGAGATAGCGGCCGTTGTTCATGTGCCGCTGCACGTCCAGGTCCCCGGGGTTGACCCGGAAGCGCACATGCGAGGTGTCCCAAATGCCGAGCCGGCTGCGGAATCGCACCCGGATCATGAGCAGCAGCAGGCGGAAGTAGAGATTCACTGAGGGTCCTCCGGGGCTCGCGTCGGCTCGTCGATGAGCTCTGGTGACTGAAGGGTAACCGGTGGGGCCGCTCTCGATCGGGCTCTTCGCGCGCCCCCGCGATACTGTGGCCCGGTGACTTCCAGCTCCACACGTGCCATCAACGATCGCATCATCTGGGTCGACTGCGAGATGACCGGCCTCGACAAGCAGCGCGACGCGCTCGTCGAGATCGCCGTCCTCGTGACCGACGCCGATCTGAACATCCTCGGGGACGGGGTCGACGTGGTCATCAGACCCCCGGCCGAGTCCCTGCAGGGCATGGATCCCTTCGTGGTGAACATGCACACCGTCTCCGGTCTGCTCGAGGAACTCGACGGCGGCATGACCCTCGAGGAGGCGCAGGCGCAGTGCCTGACATACGTGCGCCGGTACTGCCCCGAGCCCGGCAAGGCACCGCTGGCCGGCAACAGCGTCGGCACCGACCGGGTGTTCCTGGACCGTGACGTGCCCGAGTTCGCGCAGTGGCTGTCCTACCGCACCATCGATGTCTCCAGCCTCAAGGAGCTCGCCAAGCGCTGGTTCCCGCGGGTGTACTACAACATCCCCGCCAAGCACGGCGGCCACCGGGCGCTCGCCGACATCCGCGAGTCGATCCAGGAGCTGAAGTACTACCGGGAGGTGCTGCTGGTGGACGAGCCCGGTCCCACCACCGCGCAGGCCCAGGCCGCCTCCCGCAGCTTCGAGCTGCGCGAGGCGCCGATCGCCGCGCCCACGGCGTCCCCGGGACCGCATCAGCCGTGGCTGGAGCGCGTCTCCCACCGCTCCTGGCTCGAGGGCGAAAGCGATGAGCTGCTCCAGTTCGGCTCCGCCTCCGCACGCGAGGACGGCGGCTTCGCCTGGCTGGACGAGGCGGGTGCCCCCGACCTCACCCGGCCCTCGGAGCTGTGGATCACCTGCCGGATGACGCACAGCTTCGCCCTCGGCCATCTGCTGGGCCGGCCGGGCCTCGGCCACCTGGTCGATCACGGCGTGGACTCCCTGCGCGGCGTCTTCCACGACGACGAGCACGGAGGCTGGTTCTCCGCCGTCGCGGGCGGCGCCCCGGTGGATGACTCCAAGCAGGCCTACGCCCACGCCTTCGTGGTGCTCGCCGCCTCCTCGGCCCTGGCCGCCGGACGGCCCGGCGCGAAGGAGCTGCTGGACGAGGCGCTCGCCGTGCTCGATACGAAGTTCTTCGAGCAGTCCGCGGGCATGAGCGTGGACACCTTCGACCGCGCCTTCGCCACCTGCGAGGAGTACCGCGGGATCAACGCGAACATGCACACCGTCGAGGCGCTGCTCGCGGCGGCCGATGTCACCGGCGAGCGCCGCTGGCTGGACCGCGCCGTCGGCATCGCGACCCGCGGGATCGACGAGTTCGCACGCAGCAACGACTGGGCGCTGCCGGAGCACTTCGACATCGACTGGACCCCGCTGCTGGACTACAACCGCGACCAGCCCGCGCACCCGTTCCGGCCCTACGGGGCGACGATCGGGCACTGGATCGAGTGGGCGCGCCTGGTGCTGCACGCCCGTGCCGCACTGATCGCGGCCGATGGCGAAGCGCCCGCGTGGATGCTGGAAGCGGCCACCGCGCTGATGGAGAAGTCCGCCGCGGCCTTCGGCGCCGATGGCGAACCGGGCTGGGTCTACACGGTGGACTGGGACGGCTCCCCCGTCTCCACCGAGCGGATGCACTGGGTGGCCGCCGAGGCCGTCGGCGCTGCGGCGGTGATGCACCAGGTGACCGGGGAGCGGATCTGGGCGGAGCGCTATGAGCAGTGGTGGGACTACATCGCCACCGCGCTCATCGATGCCGAGGACGGGTCCTGGTTCCATGAGCTCGATGCCACCGGTGCGCCGCAGGGCGTGACCTGGCCGGGCAAGCCGGACATCTACCACGCCCTGCAGGCCACGCTCATCCCCCGCCTGCCGGTGACGCCCGCGCTCGCCGCCGCGCTGCGCGACGGACTGCTGGACCACGACCTCTGAGAGGTCCGCGCCGGTCGGCTCAGCGACTCTCGAGCCGGTCGACCGCGGATTCCATGCGCTGCACCTTGCCGTCGAGCTCGCCGGTGTGTCCGGGCCGGATATCGGCCTTCAGCACGAGGGAGACGCGGGAGCCGTAGCGGCCGGCCTCGGCCGTGGCGCGCCCGACGACCTCCATCACCTCGTCCCACTCCCCCTCGACCTCGGTGAACATCGCCGAGGTGCGGGTGGGCAGGCCGGAATCGCGCACGACGCGCACTGCGGCGGCGACCGCGTCGTGCACGCTCGCGGTGTCCGAGCCCTCTGCGAGGTCTCGTGCGAGGGCGGGATCCGAGGGTTCACCGGTGGGCTGGACGGAGAAGGCGACGATCATGCCGCCAGTCTCCCCCTGCACAGCGGACGGCGCAACGCTCGAGGCGCACGATCGACGGCCCCGGTGAGGGGCGCGCGGGGAGCGCACCGGCCCATGGACAGGGTCGCAGTGAGGAACTTCAGTAGGATCGGCCCCGGTGGCCCGGGCTCGGGCCGCCGTCACCATCGACCAGAATGAGGGCCATGACTTCGATCCGGATCGGCATCGTCGGCTACGGGAACCTGGGACGCGGCGTCGAGATCGCCGTCTCCCTCCAGGAGGACATGGAGCTGGTGGGCGTGTTCACGCGCCGCGATCCGGCCGCCGTGAACACCGTGCACGAACGGACCCCCGTGCATCCGATGGATGCTCTCGAGCAGCTGCAGGGCGAGCTCGACGTGCTCGTGCTGTGCGGAGGGTCCAAGACCGACCTGCCCGAGCAGACCCCGCTGCTCGCGGAGCGCTTCACGGTCGTGGACAGCTTCGACACGCACGCCCGGATCCCCGAGCACTTCGCTGCGGTCGACGCCGCCGCCCGCAGCGCCGGCACCACGGCGCTCATCTCCACCGGGTGGGATCCGGGCCTGTTCTCGATCAACCGCGTCTACGGTGAGTCGATCCTCCCTGCCGGCTCCACCTACACGTTCTGGGGCCGCGGCCTGTCCCAGGGGCATTCCGATGCTCTGCGCCGGATCGACGGGGTCGCCGCCGCCGTCCAGTACACGATCCCCTCCCAGGAGGCGATCGACCGCGTGCGTGCCGGTGAGCGGCCCGAGCTGTCCAACCGGGACAAGCACACGCGCGAATGCTTCGTGGTGCTCGAGGACGGCGCCGACGCCGAGGCCGTGCGCCAGGAGATCGTGACGATGCCGCACTACTTCGAGCCCTTCGAGACGTCGGTGACCTTCCTCAGCGCCGAGGAGCTGGCGCAGGATCACCAGAGCATGCCTCACGGCGGCTTCGTGATCCGCTCCGCGGAGTCCTCCCCCGGCACCACGCAGACCATCGAGTACCGCCTGCAGGAGGACTCCAATCCCGAGTTCACCGCGAGCGTGGTCGTCGCCTACGCCCGCGCCGCTGCGCGGATGGCCGCTGAGGGTCAGCACGGCGCGCGGACGCCGTTCGATGTCGCCCCGGGCCTGCTGTCCCCGAAGTCCCCCGAGCAGCTGCGCGCCGAGCTGCTGTGAGCGACGGCGTCCCGCGGGCCCGCTGAGGGCCCGCGGGGAGCCGGCACGGCGTCGGCGCTCGATGCAACGTGTCTCACACCGCCCGGAGCCGGTTCTGACTGGGATATGCCCTGGCGAACCGGTATATTGTTTTCTCGTTGCGGGTATCGCCCCGCACATGGTGGTCGTAGCTCAGTTGGTAGAGCTCCTGGTTGTGGTCCAGGCGGTCGCGGGTTCAAATCCCGTCGATCACCCCAAGAAACGCCCTGGTGACAGGGCGTTTTTCTTTTCCCCCGCACGGAAGCGCCGCGTCGTGCGGCTCGCCCTCTCCGCCCCAGGGTGCACCCTCTGGTCAAACCTCGTACGGCGGTCTAGCGTGAGCGGCCCACGGTGAAGCGGGAGGACGCCATGGCACAGTTGCCTGATCGTGCAGAGATCGTCGTCATCGGAGCCGGGGTGGTCGGCAGCGCCGTCGTCCATCATCTGGCGGAGCTGGGCTGGCGCGACATCGTCCAGCTCGACAAGGGGCCGCTGCCGGATCCCGGCGGCTCGACCGGCCACGCCTCGAACTTCGTGTTCCCCGTCGACCACTCCAAGGAGATCACCGATCTCACGGTGGACTCGCTGCGGCAGTTCGAGGAACTGGGGGTGCTGTCCGTCTGCGGCGGCGTCGAGGTGGCGCGCAGCCAGGAGCGCATGCAGGAGCTGACTCGCCGGATGAGCTCGGCGCGGGCCTGGGGCGTGGAGGCCCACCTGATCTCCCCCGCCGAGATCCAACAGCTCGTGCCCTACTGCGACGCGAGCCTGCTGCGCGGCGGGTTCCACACCCCCACCGGCGCGATCGTCGATGCCCTGCGCGCCGGGGAGCTGATGCGGGAGCACGCCCAGCAACTCGGAGCTCTGCACACCTTCGCCGGGACCGAGGTGCTCGATCTCCACGTCGAGGCAGGCCGCATCCGCACCGTGGTCACCGACCGCGGCGAGATCGAGACCGAGCGCGTGGTCATCGCCTGCGGGGTGTGGAGCCCCCGCGTCGCCGCCCTGGCCGGGGCACGGATCCCACTGGCCGCGGCGGTGCATCAGATGGTCGACGTCGGCCCCATCCCCCAGCTCACACAGACCACGGAGTGGATCAGCTTCCCGCTGCTGCGCGACATGGACTGCCTGATGTACGAGCGCCAGCGCGGGCCCGATCTGGAGATCGGCTCCTACGCCCACCGTCCGCTCCTGCACCTGCCGGACGAGATCCCGCCGGTCGGAGATCATCCCGGACAGGCCACCCCCACCAGCTTCCCCTTCACGGAAGAGGACTTCGCCCCGCAGTGGGAGCAGGCGAAGCAGATGTTCCCCGCGCTGCTCACCGACCCCGAGCCGCCACGGCGCGCGGCGATCAACGGTCTGCTCGCCCTCACCCCGGACGGCGGGGCGCTGGTGGGCGAGACTCCCGAGGTGGGCGGGCTGTGGTCCGCCGCGGCCGTGTGGATCAAAGAGGCCCCCGGGGTGGGGCGCATGCTCGCCGAGCTGCTCACCGACGGTGCCAGCGAGATCGACCACCACGGCGCGGACATCGCCCGCTTCACCCCGGCGCAGCGCAGCGCCGAGCACGTGCGGGCACGCGCCACCGAGGGCTTCCCGAAGACCTACGGGATCACCCACCCGCGGGAGCAGTGGCTCTCCGACCGGCCCCTGCGCACCAGCCCCTTCCATCCCCGCACCGAAGCTCTCGGAGCGCAGTTCTTCGAGGCCGCCGGATGGGAGCGCCCGCAATGGTACGAGTCCAACGCCGGGCTGCTCGAGGAGCTCGGTGACCACATCCCCGCCCGCGAGGCCGAATGGGACCGTCGCTGGTGGTCGCCGCTCATCGAGGCCGAGCATCTGGCGATGCGGGAGCGGGCGGCGCTGATCGATCTGGGCGCCTTCGCGATCTTCGACGTCCGGGGCCC
Encoded proteins:
- a CDS encoding thiamine-binding protein, which translates into the protein MIVAFSVQPTGEPSDPALARDLAEGSDTASVHDAVAAAVRVVRDSGLPTRTSAMFTEVEGEWDEVMEVVGRATAEAGRYGSRVSLVLKADIRPGHTGELDGKVQRMESAVDRLESR
- a CDS encoding DNA-formamidopyrimidine glycosylase family protein gives rise to the protein MPEGDTVARQCRILDDALAGAVLTACDLRVPRAATTDLVGWTVREVRPRGKHLLMRLDPPGPGAAPLTLHTHLMMDGIWHVDGRPLRSSDTSAGPRPDHTIRIALTARHHDGQETRAIAYDVKQVRLVRTADEDTLVGQLGPDLLDPAWAADPGLRERAVSNLGGEPERPLGLALLDQHLLAGIGNIYRSELCFLARLHPAAPVRAVGDLGQIVDIAHRLLRLNSDRAVRVTTGGMIGRDGDLWVYGRGGRPCRRCRTRIVRGELGEPRLEGAEARVLWFCPRCQAGP
- a CDS encoding diaminopimelate dehydrogenase, giving the protein MTSIRIGIVGYGNLGRGVEIAVSLQEDMELVGVFTRRDPAAVNTVHERTPVHPMDALEQLQGELDVLVLCGGSKTDLPEQTPLLAERFTVVDSFDTHARIPEHFAAVDAAARSAGTTALISTGWDPGLFSINRVYGESILPAGSTYTFWGRGLSQGHSDALRRIDGVAAAVQYTIPSQEAIDRVRAGERPELSNRDKHTRECFVVLEDGADAEAVRQEIVTMPHYFEPFETSVTFLSAEELAQDHQSMPHGGFVIRSAESSPGTTQTIEYRLQEDSNPEFTASVVVAYARAAARMAAEGQHGARTPFDVAPGLLSPKSPEQLRAELL
- the orn gene encoding oligoribonuclease, translating into MTSSSTRAINDRIIWVDCEMTGLDKQRDALVEIAVLVTDADLNILGDGVDVVIRPPAESLQGMDPFVVNMHTVSGLLEELDGGMTLEEAQAQCLTYVRRYCPEPGKAPLAGNSVGTDRVFLDRDVPEFAQWLSYRTIDVSSLKELAKRWFPRVYYNIPAKHGGHRALADIRESIQELKYYREVLLVDEPGPTTAQAQAASRSFELREAPIAAPTASPGPHQPWLERVSHRSWLEGESDELLQFGSASAREDGGFAWLDEAGAPDLTRPSELWITCRMTHSFALGHLLGRPGLGHLVDHGVDSLRGVFHDDEHGGWFSAVAGGAPVDDSKQAYAHAFVVLAASSALAAGRPGAKELLDEALAVLDTKFFEQSAGMSVDTFDRAFATCEEYRGINANMHTVEALLAAADVTGERRWLDRAVGIATRGIDEFARSNDWALPEHFDIDWTPLLDYNRDQPAHPFRPYGATIGHWIEWARLVLHARAALIAADGEAPAWMLEAATALMEKSAAAFGADGEPGWVYTVDWDGSPVSTERMHWVAAEAVGAAAVMHQVTGERIWAERYEQWWDYIATALIDAEDGSWFHELDATGAPQGVTWPGKPDIYHALQATLIPRLPVTPALAAALRDGLLDHDL
- a CDS encoding acyl-CoA thioesterase; its protein translation is MNLYFRLLLLMIRVRFRSRLGIWDTSHVRFRVNPGDLDVQRHMNNGRYLTLMDLGRMDLMVRSGFWQRITDQGWYPVVAGQTITYRRSLQLWESFDLASRVIGHDDRWIYLEQVFRRDGTVVADAIVRARFLRRSGGSVPMEEALELAGPLPDDLEVPRWVTEWNEGSSRHGREL
- a CDS encoding GcvT family protein, translating into MAQLPDRAEIVVIGAGVVGSAVVHHLAELGWRDIVQLDKGPLPDPGGSTGHASNFVFPVDHSKEITDLTVDSLRQFEELGVLSVCGGVEVARSQERMQELTRRMSSARAWGVEAHLISPAEIQQLVPYCDASLLRGGFHTPTGAIVDALRAGELMREHAQQLGALHTFAGTEVLDLHVEAGRIRTVVTDRGEIETERVVIACGVWSPRVAALAGARIPLAAAVHQMVDVGPIPQLTQTTEWISFPLLRDMDCLMYERQRGPDLEIGSYAHRPLLHLPDEIPPVGDHPGQATPTSFPFTEEDFAPQWEQAKQMFPALLTDPEPPRRAAINGLLALTPDGGALVGETPEVGGLWSAAAVWIKEAPGVGRMLAELLTDGASEIDHHGADIARFTPAQRSAEHVRARATEGFPKTYGITHPREQWLSDRPLRTSPFHPRTEALGAQFFEAAGWERPQWYESNAGLLEELGDHIPAREAEWDRRWWSPLIEAEHLAMRERAALIDLGAFAIFDVRGPGALEMLEQLAVARIDVPVGRVVYTPLLTPRGTFRSDLTIVRRGPEDFRVITGGTEGGRDLAWLRAHLPGDGSTQLTDVSSAVTSLGLWGPRAREVLARVTDHDLSDAAFGFGTAQDVQLGSVPASLLRISYVGELGWEIHLPTEHGLRAWDQLWANGQDLGLLAAGIGVYGTTGRLEKGYRLMGAELTGEYDPVEADLALPKVKTHDFVGRDAYLAARRNDPVALLCTLAVDAGAERGIARCMTGGEPVLTLEGAPLVDAKGRPSAVTSAGPGPSLGRYLLMAYLPPQQAVPGTALQVEYLGHRHPVTVLTAGRTPAFDPQDARMRG